The Impatiens glandulifera chromosome 8, dImpGla2.1, whole genome shotgun sequence genome includes a window with the following:
- the LOC124912097 gene encoding protein G1-like7 codes for MDPDAAAERHEETESATAAESAPLSRYEAQKRRDWKTFLQYLKNHKPPLTLARCSGAHVIEFMKYLDQFGKTKVHASGCPYFGHPQPPAPCTCPPKQAWGSLDSLVGRLRAAYEENGGRPESNPFAAKAVRIYLRDIRESQAKARGIPYEKKKKRKRSTAGASASGGSGGGAAGDGSGSGGVGGGGGTTSTVAATSSE; via the coding sequence ATGGATCCTGACGCCGCCGCCGAACGACATGAAGAAACAGAGTCAGCTACGGCGGCTGAATCAGCTCCTTTAAGCCGATATGAAGCTCAAAAGCGCCGTGACTGGAAAACTTTCTTACAATACTTAAAGAACCATAAGCCGCCGTTAACTCTAGCTCGTTGTAGCGGCGCGCACGTGATCGAGTTCATGAAATATCTTGATCAATTCGGAAAAACTAAGGTACATGCTTCAGGATGCCCTTATTTCGGACATCCACAACCGCCGGCGCCGTGCACGTGCCCGCCGAAGCAAGCTTGGGGAAGCCTCGACTCACTTGTCGGACGGCTTCGAGCCGCTTATGAAGAAAACGGAGGCCGACCCGAATCTAATCCATTTGCTGCTAAAGCTGTTAGGATTTATTTGAGGGATATTAGAGAAAGTCAAGCTAAGGCTAGGGGTATACCTtatgagaaaaagaagaaacgGAAAAGGTCTACTGCCGGAGCGTCGGCTTCCGGCGGAAGTGGCGGTGGTGCTGCCGGCGATGGGAGTGGAAGTGGTGGTGTCGGTGGCGGTGGTGGTACTACTTCTACTGTGGCGGCCACATCATCCGAGTAG
- the LOC124912096 gene encoding ubiquitin-activating enzyme E1 1-like, with protein sequence MTIFRRLALGFMMILPIIFALCYTKSIDLTFLNVLLLLSSSMALSGIFGSLLHYMLPSKRPVDGELVEGDSGDRDHQLVKKPRFESFDSSSEIASDKSDLTKSAAANEGNNNTGGDIGIDGIMGNSNSSVVTRSSDENPSEIDEDLHSRQLAVYGRETMRRLFASNVLVSGMQGLGAEIAKNLVLAGVKSVTLHDERTVELWDLSSSFVFSENDVGKNRALASVQKLQELNNAVVISTLTENLTKEQLSDFQVVVFTDISLEKAIEFDDFCHSHQPPISFIKTEVRGLFGNVFCDFGPGFTVWDVDGEEPHTGIVASISNDSPALVSCVDDERLEFQDGDLVVFSEVKGMTELNDGKARKVVNSRPYSFFLEEDTTNFGAYEKGGIVAQVKQPKVLNFKPLKEAIRDPGEFLLSDFSKFDRPPLLHLAFQGLDRFLTEQGRFPVAGSEEDAQKLISIVSEINEGSGDGKLEDIDPKLLRHFSFGARAVLNPMAAMFGGIVGQEVVKACSGKFHPLFQFLYFDSIESLPTEPVDPDDFRPLNNRYDAQVSVFGSKLQKKLEEAQLFVVGSGALGCEFLKNLALMGVSCGSQGKLTITDDDIIEKSNLSRQFLFRDWNIGQAKSTVAASAALTINPTLRVEALQNRVGSQTENVFDETFWENLTVVVNALDNVNARLYVDQRCLYFQKPLLESGTLGAKCNTQMVIPHLTENYGASRDPPEKQAPMCTVHSFPHNIDHCLTWARSEFEGLLEKTPAEVNAYLSNPSEYISGMKNAADAQARDNLEHVLECLTGEKCDTFHDCIVWARLRFEDYFTNRVKQLIYTFPEDAPTSTGAPFWSAPKRFPTPLQFSAGDPSHVQFIKAASILRAETFGIPIPDWVKNTAKLTEEIDRVTVPDFQPRSGVKIVTDEKETNLSSASIDDDLVINELSMKLEKCRSYLPASFRMKPVQFEKDDDTNYHMDMIAGLANMRARNYSIPEVDKLKAKFIAGRIIPAIATSTAMATGFVCLELYKVLDGSHKMEDYRNTFANLALPLFSIAEPVPPKVIKHREMSWTVWDRWIVRENPSLRQLLDWLSEKGLNAYSISYGSSLLYNSMFPKHRERMDKKVVDLARELAKVEFPSNCCHLDIVVACEDDDDNDIDIPQISVYFR encoded by the exons ATGACGATCTTTAGACGGTTAGCTTTAGGATTTATGATGATTCTACCCATCATTTTCGCATTATGCTACACGAAATCTATAGATCTTACTTTTCTCAACGTTTTGCTATTATTGAGCTCATCTATGGCGTTGTCTGGGATTTTCGGCAGTTTGTTGCATTATATGCTTCCTAGCAAGAGACCTGTTGACGGAGAACTTGTAGAAGGCGATTCAGGTGATCGTGATCATCAATTGGTTAAGAAACCTCGATTCGAATCATTCGATTCGTCATCGGAGATCGCGTCTGATAAAAGTGACCTTACTAAATCAGCAGCGGCAAACGAAGGGAACAACAATACAGGAGGTGACATCGGAATTGACGGAATCATGGGGAATTCCAACAGCAGCGTGGTTACTAGGTCATCGGATGAAAATCCTTCTGAAATCGATGAAGATCTTCATAGTCGTCAGCTTGCTGTTTATGGTCGCGAGACTATGAGACGGCTTTTTGCTTCTAATGTTCTTGTATCTGGGATGCAAGGTCTTGGTGCTGAAATAG CTAAGAATCTTGTACTGGCTGGTGTTAAGTCTGTGACATTGCATGATGAAAGGACTGTAGAACTGTGGGATCTATCTAGCAGTTTTGTTTTTTCGGAGAATGATGTGGGCAAGAATCGGGCACTTGCTTCGGTTCAGAAGTTGCAAGAGCTGAACAATGCTGTGGTCATTTCTACCTTAACCGAAAATTTGACCAAAGAACAACTTTCTGACTTCCAG GTTGTGGTTTTTACTGACATCAGCCTGGAAAAGGCAATTGAGTTTGATGATTTCTGTCACAGTCATCAACCGCCTATTTCATTTATAAAGACTGAAGTTCGTGGGCTTTTTGGGAATGTATTCTGTGATTTTGGACCAGGATTTACAGTTTGGGATGTTGATGGTGAAGAACCGCATACAGGTATAGTTGCATCGATCAGCAACGATAGTCCAGCACTTGTATCATGTGTAGATGATGAAAGACTTGAGTTTCAAGATGGAGATCTTGTTGTATTCTCTGAGGTTAAGGGGATGACAGAGCTTAATGATGGGAAGGCGAGAAAAGTTGTAAATTCTAGGCCATACTCGTTCTTTCTTGAGGAGGACACAACAAATTTTGGAGCATATGAAAAGGGTGGTATCGTCGCACAGGTAAAGCAGCCGAAGGTTCTCAACTTTAAGCCATTAAAAGAAGCAATCAGAGACCCTGGGGAGTTTCTTCTGAGCGATTTCTCCAAGTTTGACAGACCACCTCTTTTGCATTTGGCATTCCAAGGACTGGACAGATTTTTAACTGAACAGGGACGATTTCCAGTTGCTGGCTCGGAGGAGGATGCACAGAAACTGATCTCGATTGTCTCGGAAATCAATGAAGGTTCAGGAGATGGGAAGTTGGAAGATATTGATCCCAAGCTGTTGCGTCACTTCTCCTTTGGTGCACGTGCAGTTCTAAATCCAATGGCTGCCATGTTTGGTGGTATTGTTGGCCAAGAGGTTGTAAAGGCTTGTTCCGGAAAATTCCACCCGCTCTTCCAG TTTCTATACTTTGATTCCATTGAATCACTTCCCACCGAGCCTGTTGATCCCGATGATTTTAGACCATTGAACAACCGCTACGATGCACAAGTTTCAGTCTTTGGCTCTAAACTCCAGAAGAAATTGGAGGAGGCTCAATTGTTTGTTGTAGGATCAGGTGCATTGGGCTGCGAGTTTTTGAAGAATTTAGCTCTTATGGGAGTTTCATGCGGCAGTCAGGGGAAGTTAACAATAACCGACGATGACATCATCGAGAAGAGTAACCTCAGCCGACAGTTTCTGTTCCGTGATTGGAATATCGGGCAGGCTAAATCCACTGTTGCAGCTTCTGCAGCCTTGACAATAAATCCCACTCTTCGGGTTGAAGCGCTGCAGAATCGCGTTGGATCTCAAACAGAGAATGTTTTCGATGAAACTTTCTGGGAGAATCTGACGGTTGTGGTTAATGCATTGGACAATGTCAACGCTAGGCTTTACGTTGACCAAAGATGCTTGTATTTTCAAAAACCTCTTCTTGAATCCGGCACTTTAGGAGCTAAATGCAACACGCAAATGGTCATTCCTCACTTGACTGAGAACTATGGCGCATCTAGAGATCCTCCGGAGAAGCAAGCGCCCATGTGTACGGTTCATTCGTTCCCTCATAACATCGATCATTGTTTGACGTGGGCCCGATCTGAATTCGAAGGATTGCTCGAGAAAACCCCTGCAGAAGTTAACGCTTATCTTTCAAATCCAAGCGAGTATATATCTGGTATGAAGAATGCTGCTGATGCTCAGGCTAGAGATAATCTGGAACATGTTCTCGAGTGTTTAACTGGAGAAAAATGCGACACCTTTCACGACTGCATCGTCTGGGCCCGTTTAAG GTTTGAAGACTATTTCACTAACAGGGTAAAGCAGTTGATTTATACTTTTCCTGAAGACGCTCCAACCAGCACTGGCGCTCCATTTTGGTCAGCCCCTAAGCGTTTTCCCACTCCACTGCAATTCTCAGCTGGAGATCCCAGCCATGTTCAATTTATAAAAGCAGCTTCTATTCTCCGAGCAGAAACATTTGGGATTCCGATTCCTGATTGGGTTAAGAACACTGCCAAGTTAACTGAAGAAATTGATAGGGTCACTGTCCCTGATTTCCAGCCAAGAAGTGGGGTGAAAATAGTGACCGATGAGAAGGAAACCAATCTTTCTAGCGCATCCATTGACGACGACTTggttataaatgaattatcCATGAAATTAGAGAAATGCCGGAGCTATCTTCCTGCTTCTTTCAGAATGAAGCCAGTGCAGTTTGAAAAG GACGACGATACGAACTACCACATGGACATGATTGCGGGTTTAGCAAACATGAGGGCAAGAAATTACAGCATTCCtgaagttgacaaattgaaaGCCAAGTTCATAGCTGGTAGAATCATACCAGCAATAGCCACTTCCACCGCCATGGCCACAGGCTTCGTTTGTTTAGAACTATACAAAGTACTAGACGGTTCGCACAAGATGGAGGACTATCGGAACACTTTTGCCAACTTGGCACTCCCTCTATTCTCCATAGCCGAGCCAGTCCCACCCAAGGTGATTAAACACCGCGAGATGAGTTGGACCGTTTGGGACAGGTGGATCGTTAGGGAGAACCCTAGTTTAAGACAACTTCTGGATTGGCTTTCGGAAAAGGGTTTGAACGCTTACAGCATTTCGTATGGGAGTAGCTTATTGTACAACAGCATGTTTCCTAAGCATCGAGAGAGGATGGATAAGAAGGTGGTTGACTTGGCGAGGGAACTTGCCAAGGTGGAGTTTCCCTCGAATTGTTGCCACTTGGATATCGTGGTTGCTTGTGAGGATGACGATGATAATGACATTGATATCCCTCAGATATCAGTCTATTTTCGTTAG